In Aciduliprofundum sp. MAR08-339, a single window of DNA contains:
- a CDS encoding 3-isopropylmalate dehydratase large subunit: MGKTMAEKIIGEHAGKEVKAGEIVVAKVDVAMVQDGTGPLSVDVLKKMGMEKVFDKNNTILFLDHATPSPRKELSNAHKILRNFSEKTGAYLSDVGEGVCHQRLVESWASPGQLIVGADSHTCTSGALGAFATGMGSTDVAIAFALGKVWLRVPETHLFRITGEFPKGVYSKDLILHIIGTIGADGATYKAMEFVGPTIDRMSMESRFTITNMAIEAGGKTGMIPPDSTTKEYLEKMGRGEKYREIKSDDDAEFEKEYEFDVSELEPTVSFPHTVDNTRTITEAKKMDIRIDQVYIGTCTNGRIEDLRIAANILDGNKVNKKTRLIVIPASRRVYIQALKEGLLEKFVEAGAAIESPGCGPCVGIHKGVLADGERVLSTQNRNFKGRMGNPNAEIYLGSPATAAATAIEGKIADPRDYL; this comes from the coding sequence ATGGGAAAGACAATGGCTGAGAAGATAATTGGAGAGCATGCAGGGAAGGAAGTGAAGGCTGGAGAAATCGTGGTTGCGAAAGTGGATGTGGCAATGGTGCAGGATGGCACAGGTCCACTGAGCGTGGATGTGCTGAAGAAGATGGGAATGGAAAAGGTGTTTGATAAGAACAACACCATTCTGTTTCTTGACCATGCAACTCCTTCGCCCCGCAAGGAGCTGAGCAACGCACACAAAATTCTGAGGAATTTCTCTGAGAAAACGGGCGCGTATCTCTCCGATGTGGGAGAGGGTGTGTGCCATCAGCGCCTTGTGGAATCATGGGCCTCCCCGGGACAGCTGATAGTGGGTGCGGATTCGCATACCTGCACATCCGGAGCGCTGGGCGCGTTTGCCACGGGAATGGGCAGCACGGATGTTGCCATAGCCTTCGCCCTCGGGAAGGTGTGGCTCCGAGTTCCCGAGACTCATCTGTTCCGCATAACAGGAGAGTTTCCGAAGGGAGTGTACTCCAAAGATTTGATTCTGCACATAATTGGAACAATTGGAGCGGATGGAGCAACGTACAAGGCGATGGAATTCGTGGGACCAACCATTGACAGGATGAGTATGGAATCAAGGTTCACCATCACGAACATGGCCATTGAAGCTGGAGGCAAGACAGGAATGATTCCTCCCGATTCCACAACGAAGGAATACCTTGAGAAAATGGGAAGGGGCGAGAAGTACAGGGAGATAAAGAGCGATGATGACGCGGAGTTTGAGAAAGAATACGAGTTTGATGTTAGCGAACTTGAGCCCACGGTTTCATTCCCGCACACCGTTGACAACACGAGAACCATAACCGAGGCGAAGAAAATGGATATAAGAATTGATCAGGTTTACATAGGCACATGCACAAACGGGCGCATTGAGGATCTTCGTATCGCCGCCAATATTTTGGATGGAAACAAGGTGAATAAGAAAACGAGGTTGATAGTCATTCCGGCATCCCGCAGGGTTTATATACAGGCCTTGAAAGAAGGATTGCTTGAGAAATTCGTTGAAGCGGGCGCGGCCATTGAATCCCCCGGTTGTGGGCCATGCGTGGGCATACATAAAGGTGTTCTTGCGGACGGAGAGAGGGTGTTGAGCACGCAGAACCGCAACTTCAAAGGGAGAATGGGCAATCCAAATGCGGAGATTTATCTCGGTTCTCCTGCCACTGCGGCTGCAACTGCAATTGAAGGAAAAATAGCGGATCCTCGTGATTATCTGTGA
- a CDS encoding 3-isopropylmalate dehydratase small subunit yields MIKGRVWKFGDDISTDHIAPGRYFHLRTNLPELAKHVLEDADPEFPKKVKPGDIIVAGNNFGLGSSREHAPRIIKLAGVSCVIAKSFARIFYRNAFNIGLPLLVADTDKIDEGDELEIDLENGVIKDLTKGIELQSTPIPPFMMRLLEDGGIVEHIMKHGDFKVD; encoded by the coding sequence ATAATTAAAGGAAGAGTCTGGAAGTTTGGCGATGACATTTCCACGGATCACATCGCTCCTGGGCGCTATTTCCATCTTCGCACCAATCTTCCCGAACTGGCGAAGCATGTGCTTGAAGATGCAGATCCTGAGTTTCCGAAGAAGGTCAAGCCGGGAGACATAATCGTCGCAGGAAACAACTTCGGATTGGGGAGCAGCAGAGAGCACGCGCCGCGCATAATCAAGCTAGCGGGAGTGAGCTGTGTGATTGCAAAGAGCTTTGCAAGGATATTCTATCGCAACGCGTTCAACATTGGCCTGCCACTTTTGGTTGCGGATACAGACAAAATTGACGAGGGCGATGAACTTGAAATAGACCTTGAAAACGGAGTAATAAAGGATCTTACCAAGGGAATTGAGCTGCAGAGCACTCCAATTCCACCGTTCATGATGCGACTCCTTGAAGATGGGGGCATCGTGGAGCACATAATGAAGCACGGGGATTTTAAGGTGGATTAA
- a CDS encoding PLDc N-terminal domain-containing protein, which produces MNGKSSSMVVVVSLIFLALLVTPVALGEDVNSDSGNVSISENQYWYHLIGLPNGGGIRYTIKATGSVNAYLLDENNFQKYAAGQRFVYISGGSVLSVQNANVQYYVNSSAGGKYYLVVESAAPSSVSFSYSLKYGKDVELSIGEFLGSLGGKTCILGMLFFVVWLLVLIWVYRDAKRRGKSGLVWFLVVLILNIIGLIIWLIVRPKNRVR; this is translated from the coding sequence GTGAATGGAAAATCGAGTAGTATGGTTGTTGTGGTGAGCCTTATTTTTTTGGCTCTATTAGTGACACCAGTGGCACTTGGAGAGGATGTGAACAGTGATTCTGGTAATGTGAGCATCTCCGAAAACCAGTACTGGTACCATCTAATTGGCCTGCCAAATGGTGGCGGCATAAGGTACACAATAAAGGCAACTGGATCTGTGAATGCCTACCTTTTGGATGAAAACAATTTTCAGAAATATGCAGCCGGGCAGAGATTCGTTTATATATCGGGCGGCTCCGTTTTGAGTGTTCAAAATGCAAATGTACAGTACTATGTGAACAGTTCTGCAGGGGGTAAGTATTATCTCGTGGTGGAAAGCGCAGCCCCAAGTTCTGTCAGTTTCAGTTATTCCCTGAAATATGGAAAGGATGTTGAACTGTCCATCGGTGAGTTTCTGGGAAGTCTGGGAGGAAAGACCTGTATCTTGGGCATGCTATTTTTTGTGGTATGGCTCTTGGTGCTGATATGGGTTTACAGAGATGCAAAGCGTCGTGGAAAAAGCGGACTGGTATGGTTTCTGGTGGTTCTCATACTGAACATAATTGGGCTCATCATCTGGCTTATAGTCAGACCAAAAAACAGAGTCCGCTAA
- a CDS encoding isocitrate/isopropylmalate dehydrogenase family protein — MHEQEIKAAVEHFESLLREQLERVQRIRNEGDWIDYSKLPKIVIGVAGGDGIGPYITEQTQRVLEFLLKDEIATGKIEFRKIEGLTIENRVKHMQAVPDDVLEEIKKCHVLLKGPTTTPKKGDPWPNIESANVAIRRALDLFANVRPVRVPELGIDWVFFRENTEGAYMLGSKGIMIGNDLAMDFKVITAPGAERIIRLAFEYAKKNNRKKVTVVTKANVVKKTDGLFLDVAERVAKDYPDVEWDDWFIDIMTAKLIDPARRSQFDVIVLPNLYGDILTDEAAQIQGGVGTAGSANIGKRYAMFEAIHGTALRMVKEGRAKYASPMSMIKAGAMMLEHIGYVEEARRLNMAIDICTVYEKKIVVTGRSDGATGEELANYVMETLKDPKLEERWKKYTSS; from the coding sequence ATGCATGAGCAGGAAATCAAGGCAGCGGTGGAACACTTTGAAAGTTTGCTTAGAGAACAACTTGAAAGGGTGCAGAGGATAAGAAACGAGGGGGACTGGATTGATTATTCAAAGCTTCCAAAAATAGTGATAGGAGTTGCAGGAGGTGACGGAATAGGACCATACATCACAGAGCAAACACAGCGCGTTCTTGAGTTTCTTCTGAAAGACGAAATTGCCACGGGAAAAATAGAGTTCAGGAAGATTGAGGGACTCACAATTGAGAATCGAGTGAAGCACATGCAGGCCGTGCCAGATGATGTACTTGAAGAGATCAAAAAATGTCACGTTCTTTTAAAGGGTCCCACAACCACTCCCAAGAAGGGTGATCCGTGGCCAAATATTGAAAGCGCCAATGTGGCAATTCGTCGAGCCCTGGATCTATTTGCCAATGTTCGTCCGGTGCGTGTACCAGAACTGGGCATTGACTGGGTGTTTTTCAGGGAGAACACGGAGGGTGCTTACATGCTCGGATCAAAAGGAATCATGATAGGCAACGATCTAGCCATGGATTTCAAGGTGATAACCGCTCCCGGAGCAGAGCGCATAATTCGCCTCGCATTTGAGTATGCGAAGAAGAACAACCGCAAGAAGGTGACTGTGGTAACAAAGGCAAATGTGGTCAAGAAAACGGATGGACTTTTCCTGGATGTGGCAGAGCGTGTTGCAAAGGACTATCCAGATGTGGAATGGGATGACTGGTTCATAGACATAATGACCGCAAAGCTCATTGACCCGGCGAGGCGCTCACAGTTTGATGTGATTGTGCTTCCAAATCTGTACGGGGACATACTCACGGATGAGGCCGCCCAGATTCAGGGTGGCGTTGGCACAGCTGGCAGCGCAAATATCGGAAAGAGATATGCGATGTTTGAAGCCATACATGGGACTGCACTGCGCATGGTGAAGGAAGGAAGGGCAAAGTATGCGAGTCCCATGAGCATGATCAAAGCTGGTGCAATGATGCTTGAGCATATTGGTTATGTGGAAGAGGCACGGCGCCTGAATATGGCCATAGACATATGCACGGTCTACGAGAAGAAAATTGTAGTAACTGGGCGCAGCGATGGAGCAACGGGCGAGGAACTTGCAAATTACGTTATGGAAACTTTGAAGGATCCAAAACTGGAAGAAAGGTGGAAGAAATACACCTCCTCTTAA
- a CDS encoding protease pro-enzyme activation domain-containing protein — MGLLGGKKRLFVFAIILLLVIVNIATSVNNPQMLNSRREISPGKMVIYTKGFNANLAKPENYIGSPNSGHKIYVTIALKWRNDDDLNKTLWLINNPRSPQYHHFLSWKEFKNRYAPSKIVYNSILKWLKKEGLHIQYTYPLRNSITIYDTMGKIQRVFHTQFGIYRGDGKHLRKEYFAISKPIEFPSNFIPYIFGIDGLNNATAYHLNYFKSSSGIDYLTGADVARMYHVYELYNDSASGTESSKHIFATGLRVATVLWEGADSSGNQYAPFDPSAVGYYYAHVIPSWIQNLGVNSTVHYHGTSGTVAPGSNTDGQVSVENELDLEMVGTLAPGVDAYCVYGPGGSSGGPSESNFPDNEYDYIANTLASDTSAQLVAVSNSWGGGDASGPAETDNDIKALNAMGVTVLASSGDDGDTDSPSYPSTDAHSSFGVIAVGGTTPFPNGYDITTLDDEATMGYNTNLTDPRSSEIVWYDISSTNSAGDHWGTQSGVSSSYSEPWFQKDFVGSVISNTGSTGRATADISAMGNHTFIYTSSSSGLQWSAVAGTSVACPVTAGMIAEMAAYVGVQYGVSNHGFGYLLPTIYQLGNDFYNNGKYSSSPPFFDVTETPSGYHNGETAYDARTGWDLASGWGVINAWEFVHDIGFVLRASTSSATISQGQTASYTINVAFPYMWTCDVGHFTVSGLPSGATASTSVGYVHPAGNGTAASVTLNVATQPSTPTGTYTLTFSAYSYNHTTGRWGNLTQSVQLTLTINSANAPDLTITSISTSASTVDEGKSVTIYATVKNVGNVDANNVYVGFYYDNVSESTHIGNVSVGTLAAGASASVQIAWDTSGHVGTHTLIAYADPDNIIAEKNETNNSAFTSITVNGYGVSLSVNPTSATVQPGSSATYTITVKNIGTLQDTFDLSTSSVATGWSASLSENSVTLNAGATTNVTLTVTAPSTANNGDSQSVTVTAVSEGNSSKSDSVTTTTTVATIYITAIHIYSHLDAVINYTTSESVKTYIEYGIGPNRMNMQTPEESSASIYHEVAIENLTPGIRYYFKIYMTNGTTSVWSSIYSFTLNGTNDFETSDNGQYLYNWHTVAWNYSTGNSEPSIWQWGSPSNVGPTSAHSGSDLIGTVLNGYYGVDEQVQVLMTPWMDFTNASWVTLSFYAWYDLEADSSGMWDGVTIAFENNTGSTWWLLDPNNNASQYDGICASDQGLNDTYIFGGNSGGWVLKTFNTSAINDTKVNRNLLGHKVRFIFYFESDESVHNYPGFYFDDIQVKAGIPQYHIYGYVKDSSGNPVSGATVWINDTTLGITYQTTTDTNGYYEVYTHNCMGGDTINVDAETAGMKGTNSGTMSSTTTNLQIDVTLQAVPELSFFALTAFLAIAVLLLRRKK; from the coding sequence ATGGGTTTGTTGGGTGGGAAGAAAAGATTGTTCGTATTTGCCATTATCCTGTTACTGGTCATTGTGAATATAGCCACATCGGTCAATAATCCACAGATGTTGAACAGCAGGAGAGAAATATCCCCCGGAAAAATGGTTATCTACACAAAAGGGTTTAATGCAAATCTAGCAAAACCTGAAAATTACATAGGATCTCCAAATTCTGGGCATAAAATATATGTGACCATAGCCCTCAAATGGAGAAACGATGATGATCTGAACAAGACATTATGGCTCATAAACAATCCAAGATCCCCTCAATATCACCATTTTCTCTCTTGGAAAGAATTCAAAAATAGATATGCCCCCTCCAAGATAGTTTACAACTCAATTTTAAAATGGTTGAAAAAGGAAGGGTTACACATTCAGTATACATATCCCCTCAGGAATTCAATAACTATATACGATACCATGGGAAAAATACAGAGAGTATTTCACACCCAGTTTGGCATTTATAGAGGAGATGGAAAGCATCTAAGAAAAGAGTATTTTGCCATATCAAAACCCATAGAATTTCCAAGTAATTTCATACCATACATATTTGGAATTGATGGACTCAACAATGCCACAGCCTATCATCTCAACTATTTCAAATCCTCCTCCGGTATAGATTATCTCACTGGAGCAGATGTTGCCAGAATGTACCATGTTTATGAGTTGTATAATGATTCCGCTTCAGGGACGGAAAGCAGTAAGCACATATTTGCTACCGGACTCCGCGTGGCTACTGTTCTCTGGGAGGGTGCCGATAGCAGTGGAAATCAATACGCGCCCTTTGATCCGAGTGCAGTAGGTTATTACTATGCTCATGTGATTCCCTCCTGGATTCAAAATCTCGGTGTGAATTCCACAGTCCATTACCATGGCACAAGCGGAACAGTAGCTCCGGGGAGTAATACTGATGGTCAGGTGTCCGTGGAGAATGAACTTGATCTCGAAATGGTAGGAACACTGGCGCCAGGTGTGGATGCTTACTGTGTCTATGGTCCAGGAGGAAGTAGTGGGGGACCATCTGAAAGTAATTTTCCGGACAATGAATACGATTATATAGCAAATACACTTGCATCTGATACATCAGCTCAGTTGGTGGCCGTGAGCAATTCATGGGGTGGGGGAGATGCTTCTGGCCCTGCCGAAACAGATAATGATATTAAAGCGCTGAACGCAATGGGAGTCACAGTCCTTGCTTCAAGTGGTGATGATGGTGATACTGATTCTCCTAGTTATCCCTCCACAGATGCTCATTCATCATTTGGTGTTATAGCGGTTGGTGGCACCACACCATTTCCCAATGGGTATGATATTACCACTCTTGATGATGAAGCTACAATGGGCTACAATACTAACCTTACTGACCCCAGAAGCAGTGAGATAGTGTGGTACGATATTTCAAGCACAAATAGTGCTGGAGATCACTGGGGCACGCAGAGCGGTGTGAGCTCTTCATATTCAGAACCTTGGTTCCAGAAGGATTTCGTGGGGAGTGTAATAAGTAACACGGGAAGCACTGGAAGGGCCACTGCGGACATATCTGCGATGGGTAATCACACCTTCATCTACACCAGTAGCAGCAGCGGATTGCAGTGGAGTGCTGTGGCTGGTACCTCAGTAGCATGTCCTGTAACTGCCGGAATGATTGCAGAGATGGCCGCTTATGTCGGTGTGCAGTACGGGGTTTCGAATCATGGATTTGGATATCTTCTGCCAACAATATATCAGCTTGGAAATGATTTTTACAACAACGGGAAGTACAGTTCTTCACCGCCCTTCTTTGATGTAACAGAAACGCCCAGCGGGTACCACAATGGAGAAACTGCCTACGATGCCCGCACTGGCTGGGACCTTGCATCAGGGTGGGGAGTTATAAATGCCTGGGAATTTGTACACGATATTGGATTTGTACTCAGGGCTTCCACATCCTCGGCCACCATATCCCAGGGACAGACTGCCTCCTACACGATAAATGTGGCATTTCCATACATGTGGACATGCGATGTGGGACATTTCACGGTGAGTGGCCTACCTTCTGGTGCAACTGCAAGCACATCGGTGGGATATGTGCATCCGGCCGGTAATGGCACTGCTGCATCGGTCACCTTGAACGTGGCCACACAACCATCCACACCCACAGGTACATATACCCTAACCTTCTCTGCCTATTCATACAACCACACCACAGGCCGTTGGGGAAATTTAACACAGAGTGTGCAGCTCACATTAACGATAAATTCTGCAAATGCACCGGACCTTACAATCACATCAATATCTACTTCGGCAAGTACTGTTGATGAAGGAAAGAGTGTTACCATATACGCAACGGTAAAGAATGTGGGTAATGTGGATGCAAACAACGTGTATGTTGGCTTCTACTACGACAATGTGTCTGAAAGTACACATATTGGAAATGTCTCGGTGGGCACGCTGGCAGCAGGGGCAAGCGCAAGCGTGCAGATTGCGTGGGATACAAGCGGGCATGTTGGAACACATACTTTAATCGCCTACGCAGACCCAGACAATATAATAGCAGAGAAAAACGAGACAAACAACTCCGCATTTACCTCCATAACTGTAAATGGATATGGTGTTTCACTCTCCGTAAATCCAACATCTGCCACCGTGCAGCCGGGCAGCTCCGCCACATACACCATAACGGTGAAGAACATTGGAACTCTTCAAGATACCTTTGATCTGAGTACATCTTCGGTGGCAACTGGGTGGTCTGCATCACTTTCAGAAAATTCAGTCACACTAAATGCAGGAGCAACTACAAATGTTACTCTAACAGTCACCGCTCCAAGCACCGCGAACAATGGGGATTCTCAGTCTGTAACAGTTACAGCAGTTAGTGAGGGTAATTCAAGCAAGAGTGATAGTGTTACCACAACGACAACCGTAGCAACGATATATATCACCGCAATACACATTTATTCTCACCTGGATGCAGTTATAAATTACACCACTTCCGAGAGCGTGAAAACTTACATAGAATACGGTATTGGTCCGAACCGTATGAATATGCAGACACCGGAAGAGAGCAGTGCGAGCATATACCACGAGGTGGCAATAGAAAATCTAACCCCAGGAATCAGGTATTATTTCAAGATTTATATGACCAATGGTACAACAAGCGTATGGAGTAGCATATACAGTTTCACCCTCAACGGTACAAATGATTTCGAGACCAGTGATAACGGGCAGTATCTATATAACTGGCACACCGTGGCTTGGAATTATAGCACAGGAAACAGTGAACCAAGCATATGGCAGTGGGGTTCACCCAGCAATGTAGGACCCACATCTGCGCACTCTGGAAGTGATTTGATAGGCACAGTGTTAAATGGATATTATGGTGTAGATGAACAGGTACAGGTTTTAATGACACCCTGGATGGATTTCACAAACGCATCTTGGGTCACTCTTTCATTCTATGCATGGTATGACCTTGAAGCCGATTCCAGCGGAATGTGGGATGGAGTAACCATAGCCTTCGAAAACAACACAGGCTCTACATGGTGGCTTCTTGATCCAAACAACAATGCTTCTCAGTATGACGGAATATGTGCATCTGATCAGGGATTAAATGACACGTATATTTTCGGAGGCAACTCCGGAGGATGGGTACTTAAAACCTTCAACACCAGTGCAATAAATGATACAAAAGTGAACAGAAATCTTCTTGGTCATAAAGTTCGCTTCATTTTCTACTTTGAAAGCGATGAGTCCGTTCATAATTATCCCGGTTTCTACTTCGACGACATTCAGGTTAAGGCGGGAATTCCACAGTATCACATCTACGGCTATGTAAAGGATTCGTCGGGCAATCCTGTAAGCGGAGCAACTGTTTGGATAAATGACACAACTCTGGGTATAACCTATCAAACAACAACGGATACCAATGGATATTACGAAGTTTACACCCATAACTGTATGGGAGGAGATACCATAAATGTGGACGCAGAGACTGCTGGAATGAAAGGAACAAATTCAGGCACGATGAGCAGTACCACAACAAATCTTCAGATAGATGTAACTCTGCAGGCAGTACCAGAACTGAGTTTCTTCGCACTAACAGCGTTCCTGGCAATTGCAGTGCTTCTTCTTAGGAGGAAAAAATAA
- a CDS encoding hydroxymethylglutaryl-CoA reductase, degradative, with protein MKSSRISGFYKLPVEERLRIVKEFADLSDDETNFLLNGHLPLDLADRMIENVIGMTELPMGIATNFLINGKDYIIPMAIEEPSVVAAASHAAKLARPGGGFFTSSTEPIMISQIQVVGLENPHFAKMQVLEHKEELMRIANEQDPVLVKVGGGCRDITARVLDSKMGPMLIIHIHVDVRDAMGANAVNTMAEALAPYIEDITGGKVYLRILSNLAIYRLARARAVWKKEVIGEDTVKGILYAYEFARVDPFRAATHNKGIMNGIDAVLIATSNDWRAVEAGAHAYAAMNGTYTSMSHYEMDSEGNLVGSIEIPIAVGTIGGATSTHPKAKIARKILGVKGAREFSEVLAAVGLAQNFAALRALATEGIQRGHMSLHARNIAVMAGAKGEEIDIVAEKLVEERKVRVDRAREILEELRKNEH; from the coding sequence ATGAAATCCTCGCGCATATCCGGATTCTACAAGTTGCCTGTGGAAGAGCGCCTTAGAATTGTAAAGGAATTCGCAGATCTAAGTGATGATGAGACGAACTTTCTTCTGAATGGGCACCTTCCCCTGGACCTGGCGGACAGGATGATTGAGAATGTGATAGGCATGACTGAGCTTCCAATGGGCATAGCCACGAATTTTCTAATCAACGGAAAGGACTATATCATTCCTATGGCCATTGAGGAGCCGAGCGTTGTGGCCGCTGCGAGCCACGCGGCGAAGCTTGCGAGACCCGGAGGCGGATTCTTCACGTCCTCCACAGAACCAATAATGATCTCTCAGATTCAGGTTGTGGGACTTGAGAATCCGCACTTTGCGAAGATGCAGGTTCTTGAGCATAAAGAGGAGTTGATGCGCATAGCGAATGAGCAGGATCCCGTGCTTGTTAAAGTGGGCGGCGGGTGCAGGGACATTACCGCGAGGGTTCTTGACTCAAAGATGGGCCCGATGCTCATTATCCATATTCATGTGGATGTCAGAGATGCCATGGGTGCAAATGCAGTGAACACCATGGCAGAAGCTCTGGCTCCGTACATAGAGGACATAACTGGTGGAAAGGTGTACCTCAGGATTCTAAGCAACCTCGCAATATATCGCCTTGCAAGGGCGAGGGCAGTGTGGAAAAAAGAGGTAATTGGAGAGGATACGGTGAAGGGCATACTCTACGCTTACGAGTTTGCACGTGTGGATCCGTTCAGAGCTGCCACGCACAACAAGGGCATAATGAACGGCATTGATGCTGTTCTGATCGCCACGAGCAACGACTGGCGTGCGGTGGAGGCGGGAGCGCATGCGTACGCTGCAATGAACGGAACTTACACTAGCATGAGCCACTACGAGATGGACTCAGAGGGAAATCTTGTGGGGAGCATTGAGATACCCATCGCTGTGGGAACAATTGGCGGCGCAACGAGCACGCACCCCAAGGCCAAGATTGCAAGGAAGATATTGGGAGTTAAAGGCGCGAGAGAGTTCTCCGAGGTTCTTGCCGCGGTGGGCTTAGCGCAGAACTTTGCAGCGCTGCGAGCCCTCGCCACGGAAGGAATTCAGAGGGGGCATATGAGCCTGCATGCGAGGAACATTGCTGTCATGGCCGGTGCAAAGGGAGAGGAGATTGACATCGTCGCCGAGAAGCTTGTGGAAGAGAGAAAGGTACGAGTGGATAGAGCGAGGGAGATACTGGAGGAACTGAGAAAAAATGAACATTGA
- a CDS encoding NUDIX hydrolase translates to MNIERSEIVFKGNFLRIRRDYNGNAIWESVEIGKHTKTAVVIALTENKEILLEKHYRFPLNMYVIELPAGLVDDEDPEECARRELLEETGYRAEELVFLFKGVICQGLTRMEAYYFYAPDVKMAARQNLEPTEEIEVIKVPLVHVDEYLFSLPEDLILGANVLSGIYALKRYLGKC, encoded by the coding sequence ATGAACATTGAGAGGAGTGAGATCGTTTTTAAAGGCAATTTCCTACGTATTAGAAGGGACTACAATGGAAATGCAATATGGGAAAGTGTTGAAATTGGAAAGCATACGAAAACTGCGGTGGTGATTGCACTCACGGAAAATAAAGAAATCCTGCTGGAGAAGCATTACAGGTTTCCTTTGAACATGTATGTTATTGAACTTCCAGCGGGACTGGTTGACGATGAGGATCCTGAGGAATGCGCCCGACGGGAACTTTTAGAGGAAACAGGGTATAGGGCAGAGGAACTGGTTTTCCTTTTCAAGGGGGTGATCTGTCAGGGCCTCACAAGAATGGAAGCCTACTATTTTTACGCACCCGATGTGAAAATGGCTGCAAGGCAAAATCTTGAGCCTACGGAGGAGATAGAGGTGATAAAAGTTCCATTGGTACATGTGGATGAGTATCTCTTTTCTCTTCCGGAGGATCTTATTCTTGGAGCCAACGTGCTAAGTGGGATTTACGCCTTGAAAAGATATCTTGGAAAGTGTTAA